Proteins from a single region of bacterium:
- a CDS encoding ChaN family lipoprotein, protein MRRIFVAIIAMATISLTWAQYDIFTQKGEKINLDSLVTLLSNYDVVFFGEKHDDPVAHKLELEIFKNLSKKWGKIALSLEMLEADAQPVVDSYISGKISEKEFKEKVNLWPNYDSDYRPLVEFAKSNGIHVIAANIPRRLANMVAKGGIKAWNSLNNEDLSLIPRMTYFFNDKYRELFEATMKNNPMMKHMKNVSIENLYHAQCVKDEKMAESISDFLREHPDYHVFMCNGSFHSDYHLGIVQKLSIRNPNLRVATISAIPVPKLAKINPEAYLDRADFVILTFHGKNKKDSEGSK, encoded by the coding sequence ATGAGAAGAATATTCGTAGCAATAATAGCAATGGCCACGATTAGTCTGACATGGGCACAGTATGATATTTTCACGCAAAAAGGCGAAAAAATTAACCTCGATTCCCTCGTCACGCTTCTATCAAACTACGATGTGGTGTTCTTTGGCGAGAAACACGATGACCCTGTCGCGCATAAACTTGAGCTTGAAATATTTAAGAACCTATCGAAAAAATGGGGTAAAATCGCTCTTTCCCTCGAAATGCTTGAGGCAGACGCACAACCTGTCGTTGATTCATACATATCTGGCAAAATAAGCGAGAAGGAATTCAAAGAAAAAGTTAATTTGTGGCCAAACTACGACTCCGACTACCGTCCATTGGTGGAATTCGCCAAATCCAACGGAATCCATGTTATAGCTGCGAACATTCCTCGCAGGCTGGCGAACATGGTTGCCAAAGGTGGCATTAAAGCTTGGAATTCGTTGAACAATGAGGATTTAAGCCTGATACCTCGAATGACCTACTTTTTCAACGACAAATACAGGGAACTTTTCGAAGCTACCATGAAAAACAACCCCATGATGAAGCACATGAAAAATGTGTCCATAGAGAATCTTTATCACGCCCAATGCGTTAAAGACGAGAAAATGGCGGAATCAATATCAGATTTTCTGAGAGAACATCCTGATTACCATGTTTTTATGTGCAACGGAAGTTTTCACAGTGATTATCATCTTGGCATAGTGCAGAAACTTTCGATAAGAAACCCAAACTTAAGAGTCGCAACTATATCGGCAATACCAGTCCCCAAACTTGCAAAAATTAACCCAGAAGCATACCTTGACCGCGCCGACTTCGTTATCCTTACATTCCACGGGAAAAACAAAAAAGATTCGGAGGGCAGCAAATGA